One genomic window of Evansella cellulosilytica DSM 2522 includes the following:
- a CDS encoding YlxQ family RNA-binding protein, whose protein sequence is MNEEKWLQTLGLVTRARKLITGEELVIKSIQKQKSFFVIVSEDASQNTKKKVTDKCKYYNIPYAIKGNRESIGRAIGKEERVVIGIEDAGFARKMRSIIE, encoded by the coding sequence ATGAATGAAGAGAAATGGCTTCAGACTCTAGGTTTAGTCACGCGCGCTAGGAAACTAATAACTGGTGAAGAATTAGTTATTAAATCTATACAAAAGCAAAAGTCTTTCTTTGTAATTGTGTCAGAAGATGCTTCTCAAAATACAAAAAAGAAAGTAACTGATAAATGTAAGTACTATAACATCCCGTATGCGATAAAAGGTAACCGCGAATCTATTGGACGCGCTATTGGAAAAGAGGAACGTGTTGTCATCGGAATTGAGGATGCTGGATTTGCTAGAAAAATGAGATCGATCATTGAATAA
- the rimP gene encoding ribosome maturation factor RimP yields the protein MSIREEVEVLVEPILQQMSLELVDIEYKKEGKNWFLRVYIDRDGGVDLDDCTAVSEQLSEALDKHDPIDQMYYLEVSSPGAERPLKTEQDIVRAVGKYINVTTYAPIDGEKVFEGKLMHFNDGILSMETKVKTRVKTVELPYDKIAKARLAIVF from the coding sequence ATGTCAATTCGTGAAGAAGTAGAGGTTTTAGTGGAGCCAATATTACAACAGATGTCACTAGAACTTGTTGATATAGAATATAAAAAAGAAGGAAAGAACTGGTTCCTTCGTGTTTATATAGATCGTGATGGTGGTGTTGATCTTGACGATTGTACAGCTGTGAGTGAACAATTAAGTGAAGCGTTAGATAAACACGACCCTATTGATCAAATGTACTACTTAGAAGTATCATCACCTGGTGCAGAGCGTCCTTTAAAAACAGAACAGGACATTGTTCGTGCAGTTGGAAAGTACATTAATGTAACTACTTATGCACCGATAGATGGAGAAAAGGTTTTTGAAGGTAAACTGATGCATTTTAATGATGGAATATTATCAATGGAGACTAAAGTGAAAACAAGAGTGAAAACAGTGGAATTGCCATATGACAAAATTGCTAAAGCTAGACTAGCTATTGTTTTTTAA
- the rbfA gene encoding 30S ribosome-binding factor RbfA, protein MSNVRANRVGEQIKKEITEIIQREIKDPRVGFITVTAVDVTGDLQQATAFITVYGDDDQRSNTLAALEKAKGFIRSEIGKRIQLRKTPDLSFKFDESIERGNRIEELLRKLNEEDK, encoded by the coding sequence ATGAGTAATGTTCGTGCCAATCGGGTAGGAGAACAAATTAAAAAAGAGATAACAGAGATTATCCAACGGGAAATAAAGGATCCGCGTGTTGGGTTTATTACCGTAACTGCGGTTGATGTTACTGGTGATTTACAGCAAGCAACTGCTTTTATTACTGTATATGGAGATGATGATCAGCGTTCAAACACGTTAGCAGCTTTAGAAAAGGCAAAAGGTTTTATACGCTCTGAAATTGGCAAACGGATTCAGCTTCGTAAAACACCCGATTTATCTTTTAAATTTGATGAAAGTATTGAACGTGGAAATCGAATTGAAGAACTACTCCGTAAGCTAAATGAAGAAGATAAGTAA
- the rnpM gene encoding RNase P modulator RnpM yields MKGKKKSPLRKCVITNDMKPKKELIRIVRTPEGEVLLDHTSKKSGRGAYISSDQSVIEEAKKKNTLARHLKVDIPEQLYEELLLEANKGNKS; encoded by the coding sequence ATGAAAGGGAAGAAAAAATCCCCCTTGCGTAAATGCGTGATAACGAATGATATGAAGCCTAAAAAGGAGCTCATTCGTATTGTTCGTACTCCAGAAGGTGAAGTTTTGCTTGACCATACTTCCAAAAAGTCTGGTAGAGGCGCTTATATTTCTTCGGATCAATCTGTTATTGAAGAAGCAAAAAAGAAAAATACATTAGCGAGACACTTAAAGGTCGATATTCCTGAGCAATTATATGAGGAACTACTCTTAGAGGCGAACAAGGGGAACAAGTCATGA
- a CDS encoding DUF503 domain-containing protein, producing the protein MIIGLVVVEALIMNAHNLKDKRSVLKSVITKAKQRYNVSIVESSHQDVWQRAEWSIVTVGNSRTQAETEIRRAVSIIDNHPDTEITSINWEWL; encoded by the coding sequence TTGATCATTGGCCTAGTCGTTGTTGAAGCGTTGATCATGAATGCACATAACTTAAAAGATAAAAGATCTGTGCTAAAAAGTGTCATTACAAAAGCTAAACAGCGATATAATGTGTCAATAGTAGAATCATCACATCAAGATGTCTGGCAGAGAGCGGAATGGTCCATTGTGACTGTAGGGAATTCTCGAACCCAAGCGGAAACGGAAATTCGTAGAGCTGTGTCCATTATTGATAACCATCCAGATACAGAAATCACAAGTATCAATTGGGAGTGGTTATAA
- the nusA gene encoding transcription termination factor NusA: MNSEFMDALTTIEKDKGIDKEIILEAIEQALITGYKRNFNSAQNVRVDIDRNTGSIRVFARKEVVEEVFDSRLEISLEAAKNIHPQYDVDDVVEIEVTPRDFGRIAAQTAKQVVTQRVREAERGIIYSDFIDREEDIMTGIVQRQDHRFIYVDLGKVEALMPVSEQMPNETYKHNDRIKAYITKVEKTTKGPQIMISRTHPGLLKRLFELEVPEIYDGTVEIKSVSREAGDRSKIAVHAEDPEVDPVGSCVGPKGQRVQTIVNELKGEKIDIVRWSEDPKVYVANALSPSNVVQVTVNEEEKMTQVIVPDYQLSLAIGKKGQNARLAAKLTGWKIDIKSQSEAEELGLYNSNTDTEQDWTDEDVEEIDHVEHEE, from the coding sequence ATGAACAGTGAATTCATGGATGCACTAACAACGATTGAAAAGGACAAAGGTATTGATAAGGAAATTATATTAGAGGCCATTGAACAGGCTTTAATAACTGGCTACAAAAGAAACTTTAATTCAGCCCAAAATGTACGAGTTGATATTGACCGAAATACAGGAAGTATTAGAGTATTTGCTAGAAAAGAAGTAGTAGAGGAAGTATTTGATTCTCGGTTAGAAATATCGCTAGAAGCAGCTAAAAATATTCACCCACAATACGACGTGGACGATGTCGTCGAAATTGAAGTGACACCTAGAGACTTTGGGCGTATTGCAGCCCAAACAGCAAAACAAGTCGTAACGCAACGAGTAAGGGAAGCAGAAAGAGGAATTATTTACTCTGATTTTATCGATCGTGAAGAAGATATTATGACAGGAATTGTCCAAAGACAAGACCACCGTTTTATTTATGTTGACTTAGGCAAAGTAGAGGCACTTATGCCTGTTAGTGAACAAATGCCAAATGAAACATATAAACATAATGACAGAATCAAAGCGTATATTACAAAAGTTGAGAAGACAACAAAAGGTCCACAAATTATGATTTCGCGAACACACCCGGGGCTTTTAAAGCGTTTATTTGAATTAGAAGTTCCTGAAATTTATGATGGAACAGTAGAAATCAAGTCTGTATCGAGAGAAGCTGGAGATCGATCAAAAATTGCAGTTCATGCTGAAGACCCAGAAGTTGATCCTGTAGGTTCTTGTGTTGGACCTAAAGGTCAAAGAGTTCAAACGATAGTGAATGAACTAAAAGGGGAAAAAATAGACATTGTTAGGTGGTCGGAAGATCCGAAAGTTTATGTTGCAAATGCATTAAGTCCGTCTAATGTAGTGCAAGTAACTGTCAATGAAGAAGAGAAAATGACACAGGTTATCGTTCCTGACTACCAGCTTTCATTAGCAATAGGAAAAAAAGGGCAGAATGCTCGTCTAGCAGCAAAATTAACAGGCTGGAAAATAGATATTAAGAGTCAATCAGAAGCAGAAGAGTTAGGACTATATAACTCAAATACTGATACAGAACAGGATTGGACTGATGAAGACGTTGAAGAAATTGATCATGTAGAACATGAGGAGTAA
- the truB gene encoding tRNA pseudouridine(55) synthase TruB, translating to MKEPIGILPLWKPRGMTSFDAVKEVKKIYHTKRVGHTGTLDPDVDGVLPICLGRATKLVEYLTADKKTYEGEVTLGFSTTTEDASGEVVAEKKVDEKIREEDVRELFNHLIGEITQTPPMYSAIKVKGKRLYEYAREGKIIDRPSRKVSIYHIELVSPVEKTIDKNVKFRFRVTCSKGTYIRTLSVMIGEKFGYPAHMSSLTRTASGQFKKEDCIELHKLRALQEKNEQNDVLMPIELALRHYPKITLPQELEQKVMNGALLPDTLINVDEPLIAMYNQQGECLALYELHPKRSGMLKPAKMLKSV from the coding sequence ATGAAGGAGCCTATTGGAATACTTCCTTTATGGAAGCCTCGCGGTATGACATCCTTTGATGCTGTTAAGGAAGTCAAAAAGATATATCACACTAAGCGAGTGGGACATACTGGTACACTGGATCCAGATGTTGATGGTGTATTACCCATTTGCTTAGGTCGTGCCACTAAATTGGTAGAATATTTAACTGCTGATAAAAAGACGTATGAAGGTGAAGTAACATTAGGTTTTTCTACTACGACAGAAGATGCTTCTGGAGAAGTAGTAGCTGAAAAAAAAGTAGATGAAAAAATAAGGGAAGAGGATGTCCGAGAACTGTTTAATCATTTAATTGGAGAAATTACGCAAACACCGCCAATGTATTCGGCAATAAAAGTAAAAGGAAAACGTTTATACGAATATGCTCGAGAGGGAAAAATAATCGATCGACCGTCTCGAAAAGTTTCAATATATCATATAGAACTTGTTTCCCCCGTTGAAAAAACAATTGATAAGAATGTGAAGTTTCGATTTAGAGTTACATGTAGTAAAGGGACATACATTAGAACTTTATCAGTAATGATCGGTGAAAAATTTGGTTATCCAGCTCATATGTCTTCTCTAACACGTACAGCTTCTGGACAATTTAAAAAAGAAGATTGTATTGAATTACATAAACTACGAGCGCTACAAGAAAAAAACGAGCAAAACGATGTACTTATGCCAATTGAACTAGCATTACGTCATTATCCAAAAATAACATTACCGCAAGAACTAGAACAGAAGGTGATGAATGGGGCACTATTACCAGATACGTTAATTAATGTAGACGAACCTCTTATAGCTATGTATAATCAACAAGGAGAATGTTTAGCACTTTATGAATTACATCCTAAGAGATCTGGTATGTTAAAGCCAGCAAAAATGCTAAAATCTGTTTGA
- the ribF gene encoding riboflavin biosynthesis protein RibF, with product METIQITHPHQLENLPRLCLALGFFDGVHKGHQEVILTAKNEAKKRQLRSGVMTFFPHPKEVLRKEKKVYYLTLMKKKEALIRQLGIDYLFIVTFNETFAELNPQQFVDQYLIALNVKHVVAGFDYTYGRLGKGTMETLLFHSRNELTYTTVGQVSANGEKISSTNIRHFLQCGDLKRANDYLGRPYETSGTVIHGEKRGRTIGFPTANVLLEERSFTPNSGVYIVRLLVNNEWKEAVCNVGYKPTFHKLREGEPTIEVHVTNFNDDIYGETVTIQWLSKLRDEKKFNSIGELKAQLENDVNNMNEFFQRLC from the coding sequence GTGGAGACGATACAAATTACACATCCGCATCAATTGGAAAATCTGCCTAGACTATGCTTAGCATTAGGTTTTTTTGATGGGGTTCATAAAGGACATCAAGAAGTCATTTTGACAGCAAAAAATGAAGCAAAAAAGAGACAATTACGATCTGGAGTAATGACTTTTTTCCCACATCCAAAAGAAGTGTTAAGAAAAGAGAAAAAAGTATATTATTTGACGTTAATGAAAAAAAAGGAAGCCCTCATTCGGCAATTAGGGATAGATTATTTATTTATTGTTACATTTAATGAAACATTTGCAGAGCTTAATCCACAACAATTTGTTGATCAATACTTAATAGCACTTAATGTAAAACATGTCGTAGCTGGTTTTGATTACACGTACGGTCGTCTAGGGAAAGGAACGATGGAGACACTGCTGTTCCATTCTCGAAATGAGCTGACGTACACTACTGTTGGACAAGTGTCTGCAAATGGTGAAAAAATAAGCTCAACCAACATCCGGCATTTTTTACAATGCGGTGACCTAAAACGTGCTAATGACTATTTAGGACGACCATATGAAACTTCTGGAACGGTCATTCATGGTGAAAAAAGAGGAAGAACAATAGGTTTTCCTACGGCGAATGTATTATTAGAAGAGAGATCCTTTACCCCTAATAGCGGTGTATATATTGTAAGACTTTTGGTTAATAATGAGTGGAAGGAAGCTGTTTGCAATGTCGGCTATAAGCCTACCTTTCATAAGTTAAGAGAAGGAGAGCCGACAATTGAGGTGCATGTTACTAATTTTAATGATGACATTTATGGAGAAACCGTGACGATACAATGGCTTTCAAAATTAAGAGATGAGAAAAAATTTAATTCCATTGGTGAATTAAAAGCACAGCTGGAAAACGATGTAAACAATATGAATGAATTTTTTCAAAGGCTATGTTAA
- the rpsO gene encoding 30S ribosomal protein S15, translated as MALTQERKNQIIQDFKTHENDTGSPEVQIAILTEQINTLNEHLRTHKKDHHSRRGLLKMVGQRRNLLTYLRNKDVTRYRQLIDRLGLRR; from the coding sequence ATGGCATTAACACAAGAACGTAAAAATCAAATTATTCAGGATTTCAAAACTCATGAGAATGATACTGGATCTCCTGAAGTTCAGATCGCTATCCTAACTGAGCAAATTAATACGTTAAACGAGCATTTACGTACTCACAAAAAAGATCATCATTCACGTCGTGGTCTTTTAAAAATGGTCGGTCAACGTCGTAACTTACTTACGTACTTACGTAACAAAGATGTTACTCGTTATCGTCAACTCATCGATAGACTTGGTCTACGTCGATAA
- the infB gene encoding translation initiation factor IF-2 — MRKIRIYEYAKEKNVTSKQVIKDLKDMGIEVANHMSVIQGDTIEKLDKTYSQSVKTEEKAKDTKTTQGSTGKQNNAPQQGKNKQQQEKPTKKQQSKENHDKNKNKDKNKNKNRRGDKQKSQSTKQEAKTPVKETPSKITYTTPITVGEFAEKINKEPSEVIKKLMFLGVMATINQELDKDAIELLSEDFGIEVEEEVVIDETEFENFEENDDPNELEERPPVVTIMGHVDHGKTTLLDSIRHTKVTAGEAGGITQHIGAYQVEENGKKITFLDTPGHAAFTTMRARGAQVTDITILVVAADDGVMPQTVEAINHAKAAEVPIIVAVNKIDKEGANPDRVMQELTEHGLVSEAWGGETIFVHVSALNGTGIDELLEMILLVSEVEELKANPNKLAKGTVVEAELDKGRGPVATLLVQAGTLRVGDPVVVGNTFGRVRAMVNDIGRRVKAVGPSTPVEITGLNAVPQAGDQFVAFDDEKKSRQVGEARAVKQRESELRETSKVSLDDLFEQIQQGDIKEINVIVKADVQGSAEAMKGSLEKIEVEGVKVNIIHAGVGAIAESDIILASASNAIVIGFNVRPDVNAKRTAEQEKVDIRLHRVIYNAIDEVESAMKGMLDPEYEEKVIGQAEVRQTFKVSKIGTIAGSYVTDGKITRDSTVRLIRDGVVIFEGEINALRRFKDDVKEVAQNYECGITLEKFNDVKEGDIIEAYVMEEIKR; from the coding sequence ATGAGGAAGATACGTATATATGAATATGCGAAAGAAAAAAATGTTACAAGTAAGCAAGTCATCAAAGATTTAAAAGATATGGGGATTGAAGTCGCAAATCATATGAGTGTAATTCAAGGGGATACTATTGAAAAGTTGGATAAAACATATTCACAATCTGTAAAAACAGAAGAGAAAGCAAAAGATACGAAAACTACTCAAGGTTCGACTGGAAAGCAAAATAACGCTCCGCAACAAGGTAAAAATAAGCAACAACAGGAGAAACCGACCAAGAAACAACAATCGAAAGAAAATCATGATAAAAATAAAAATAAAGATAAGAATAAAAATAAAAATAGACGTGGAGACAAACAAAAATCTCAGTCAACGAAACAGGAGGCGAAGACTCCCGTGAAAGAAACCCCGTCAAAAATTACTTATACAACACCAATAACGGTTGGAGAATTTGCAGAAAAAATAAATAAAGAGCCATCTGAGGTAATAAAAAAATTAATGTTTTTAGGTGTCATGGCAACAATCAATCAAGAGCTTGATAAAGATGCGATTGAACTTCTATCTGAAGATTTCGGAATAGAAGTGGAAGAAGAAGTTGTCATTGATGAAACAGAATTTGAAAACTTTGAAGAAAATGACGATCCAAATGAGCTAGAAGAACGACCACCTGTTGTAACTATCATGGGTCACGTTGACCATGGTAAAACAACGCTTTTAGATAGCATTCGACATACAAAGGTAACTGCAGGTGAAGCAGGAGGTATTACGCAACATATTGGTGCATACCAAGTAGAGGAAAATGGCAAAAAAATAACTTTCCTTGATACACCAGGACACGCAGCTTTTACAACGATGAGAGCAAGAGGTGCACAAGTAACAGATATTACTATTCTCGTTGTTGCAGCTGATGATGGTGTGATGCCACAAACAGTCGAAGCGATTAATCATGCGAAAGCTGCTGAGGTACCGATTATCGTTGCCGTAAACAAAATTGATAAAGAGGGAGCAAACCCTGATCGTGTTATGCAAGAATTAACAGAGCATGGATTAGTTTCAGAAGCATGGGGAGGCGAAACAATCTTTGTTCATGTCTCTGCTTTAAACGGTACTGGCATTGATGAACTTTTAGAAATGATTTTGCTTGTCTCTGAAGTAGAAGAACTAAAAGCTAACCCTAATAAGCTTGCTAAAGGGACGGTTGTTGAGGCTGAATTAGATAAAGGTCGTGGACCTGTTGCAACGTTACTCGTTCAGGCAGGAACACTTCGTGTAGGAGATCCTGTCGTGGTTGGAAATACGTTCGGTCGAGTTCGAGCCATGGTGAATGATATAGGACGTCGAGTAAAGGCTGTTGGTCCGTCCACACCTGTTGAAATTACTGGTTTAAATGCGGTTCCTCAGGCTGGAGATCAATTTGTTGCATTTGATGATGAGAAGAAATCCCGTCAAGTTGGTGAAGCTCGTGCTGTAAAGCAAAGAGAATCCGAACTACGTGAAACGTCAAAAGTTAGTTTAGACGATTTATTTGAACAAATCCAGCAAGGGGATATTAAAGAAATTAATGTAATTGTAAAAGCAGATGTTCAAGGGTCAGCAGAAGCGATGAAAGGATCTCTTGAAAAAATTGAAGTCGAAGGTGTGAAAGTAAATATTATTCACGCTGGTGTTGGGGCTATAGCTGAATCGGATATTATATTAGCTAGTGCTTCTAATGCTATCGTTATCGGATTCAATGTTCGTCCTGATGTAAATGCGAAACGAACTGCAGAACAAGAAAAAGTAGATATTCGTCTTCACCGCGTCATTTATAATGCAATTGATGAAGTTGAATCAGCGATGAAAGGGATGCTTGATCCAGAATACGAAGAAAAGGTAATTGGTCAAGCGGAAGTTCGCCAAACCTTTAAAGTCTCTAAAATTGGTACCATTGCCGGATCTTACGTAACAGATGGTAAAATTACTCGCGACTCTACAGTAAGGCTCATTCGTGATGGTGTTGTTATCTTTGAGGGTGAAATTAACGCACTACGAAGATTCAAGGATGATGTAAAAGAAGTTGCACAAAACTATGAGTGCGGGATCACTTTAGAGAAGTTTAATGATGTAAAAGAAGGAGACATCATCGAAGCTTATGTCATGGAGGAAATAAAGCGTTGA